TCTGCTCGGCCTACTCGATTTCCACTTTGAGCTTGCTCACGATGCCCCGACTGTACTCGTACTTTTTGCGCATTTCGTTCGTCTCCAGCTAGAACTTGAACTCGAGGGACTCCTCTTTGATCTTCTTGGAGTTCATGCCTTTTATTGCCGTCTCCTTGTACGCGCACTCCTTCCGCAATTCGTAGTACTGCTTGTTCTCGTTTTCCAGGTCCCTGATGAGCCTGTTCTTCTCTTCGTTGTAGTCGTAGGAGCAGTTGGGAAGGTAGAATATTTCCTCGTCTTCGTAGTTGGTCTTCTTCTCAGTGTACTTCAcctttctctccatcttctgGAGCTCTTCTTCCTGGGCCTGCACTAGCTCCTTCAGCTCTTTCGCAAAGGCCTACTTCAGCTAGTTCCTGCTGCTGACGTTGCTGCTGATGAGCAGACTCTTCTCCTTGACGAGGGTGTTCTGGAGAGCTATGATCTCCTTCATTTCCTTGCAATTTCTTTCCCTTATCTCTTCTATCTATCGGTGACTGGCATCCTGCTCCTCGTTGTACTGGGTGGACAATTTAGTCGTGATCATCTTGTTCAGGTGGTGGTACAAATTGATATCGAACCGACTCGTCGTCATCTTTATCTTCTCCTCTATCTCCTCCTTCACCTCAGATTTCAACTTGTGCATCTACTCGTTCAGCTTGTTTATCACCTCTGAAAGCTTATACTAAAGACGCAACTTTTATGGAAGCTCTTCGTTGATTGATGAGGAATTGGCAAGCACGAACTTATACACCTTCTAGATGTTGCTGTTGCCGTTCATGTTGATGTATTTTAGGTTGCTCTCGGTGAAGAGGGGATTAGGACGGGCCGATGACGATGAGGAAGTACCGCGGTCTCTGTCGATTACGAACTTCACCTTCGATGTGTTTCCGTTACTGCTGCCCACGTAGAGGAAGTAGTTGAGGTTGGAGAGAGCCAGGCTGTTGATGGAGCTGAAACCGATGCGAATCTATGAGTATGTATCGAAGTCCTGCGTCTCCTTGAGTGGCCAAAGGTGGGCTCTAAGCTTGCCGCTGAAGCAGCCAACAAACAAAATGCCATTCTTTTCGTCGATCTGGATAGCTGTTATCTTCTCGCCGTCCATGTATCGGTAAAGGTTGTCGTGAGTGACGACAATCGCATCAGGCTTGTACCTCACCACCAATGACCCATTCTACAGGACAAGGCAATACTGCAAGTATTTGCTAAAACTGGCAATGAACAAAGGCTTTGAGTCGACGTTGGAACTGGGCTTGATGGTCTCAGTCTTGGAGTAATCGAAGGAATTGTAGATAGTTGCACAGTGGTTCTAGCTGAGAGTGTGCAGCTACTGGCCATTAGAACTGAAAAACATCTCGAAAAACTGCTATACTTTTAGTTTACAGTAAACTTCAGCATGAAACTGTAGGCATCGACCACGCGGATGCACTTGCTGGCAAGGAGGCAAAGGTGGTTGCCCAAAGGACTATACTTCACCTGCTTTATCCCCTGCAAGTTGATGGTGTGGAGAGAACTGAGGCGCTCGGTGCCTTCGAAAGCATAAACCTTGGTGGTGAAGCCGAAGGAAACCGCCATGAAGAGGTGGTAGGGATGGATGTCGAAGGAGAGGGCGCCCTAGATGAGCTCACTCTATAGCGTGTGGACTAAGTTCCCAGTGAGGAAGATGGGCATTTCCCTGACGAGAGAGGTGGCGATGTGGTCGGTCGGCTTGTTCTTGTAGATGTGGCGGATGGGCTTCAGGAACATGTTGGGGTCGGGATTGGAGAGCTGGGTGAAGAGCTCCAGCTGGAAGATGGAGTAGCTGTGGACCTCCTTGGCCTCGAGGCCGCTGCTGGCGACGATGAGGAGGTTGTAGTTGCTGGGAGAGAGGGAAGCGTGGGTGATCTTGGAGCAGGCGAGGTCAAGCTCCACTCTCCGGATGTATTCAATGCGCGACTATAGGTCTAGAACGGTTTCCTGTTTGGCTGGAATCGTGTTCCCCATGAGCTGCGCATAGATGtccttcatttccttctctttcatcAGAATCTTGTTGGTCGTCTTATGTGATTGGGCctatttttccttctcatgCCTCTCCTCGATTTCCCTCGCAGTCAGTACCCTGCAAATGTGAAGCACCGCATCGTCCTTCTCCCACAAAACGATCATATTCTTATTGGTGACAAACCCCGCAATATCCTTGATGATCTTGATTGAATTGTTCTTGGACATGTTGTCAGTGACGTCCAACCTGTTCTCGAAGAGCAAGTTCCGCTGGGTTTCCTTATTGTAGATGATCTTTTGCTGCGTCCTGCCCTCCTCAGTGAGCATGCTATTGAAGACGCTCATGATGATGTTGTTGTTGAAATCCAGGCCCTCCTCGTTGTCCTCCTACGTGATTTGGTAGTGGCTCTGGACCACGTTGGAACTGAACTTGATATTGACTGTCTTCTAGCTGTCATCTAGAAACTTCAAGGTGCGTCCCTGCTCGCACTAGTACTTTGGACTATTCGCGTAATGCCCATTCTTTATCTCCACGATCTTGCGCTCCGTGATCCGGTACAGTCTCATAAACCTCCGCGATCTTTGGTCCCGCAGGTTCTTTATCGAGATCGGTTTGTTGGCCTATACCAGGCCTAAAATGTAGTCCTATCCATTGGCGTGACTGATCCCCGCGCTGATCACTTTGTTGAACGGTTTGGCGGTCTTTAGCTTGAAGAGGATGCACAGCTCCATGAGGTCGTAGTTAATCTACATTTCAACTGAATTACCTTGACCAGTAGAAGATGGTGCTAGGTGAGGAAGACAAATTGGGTGATATCGCTGGTCCTGTGTATTTCCTTCAGCTTCTCAGGAAAGAGATAGATGATTTTGGACGCAGTGGAGTCCTCCTCTGAGAGTTCCGGTTCGCAGCGTTCGAAATCGAGGGAAGTGTATGCGCATTTATACTATTTCTAATTATCCCTTTGCGCTCTGGCCAGGTTGACCAGCATAATCCCATTGAATTTCTTGAGTTCCACCATCATGATGGCGAAATTGCACTCGTAGACCACATGCAGGCCCAAGATAGCCTCCAGGTCGTACTGGTACTGGTGCTTTTCCTCACCCTCGGCCTCGTCCTCGCGGATATCCTCGATCAACTGCTGGGTGCGACTGCGGAGGGACTGGTTGCTGAACATGGGTTCGTCCTGGTTCTGGATGATATAGTCGAGGAAGCGTTATACGATTTTGCTTTTTTGCTCGATGTCCCTGCGGAAGAGGAGGAAGCGGTTGGGCATTTCCTGCGGTTGGTGGACCAGGTAGAAGCATTAtttatctttataaatataatagaGCTCGTTCTGAAGGTCAGTGGCGTCCGGCTTGAAGTGCACCAGCATCACCTCGGCCTCGCCCTGCCCGCGCGGCATCATCTCCATGCTCTCGGCCTCGATGTTGTAGCAGCTGAATTCGTACGCAGAGGTAAAGTTGAGCTGGTTTTCCGAGATCCACTGCGGCGAAAGAGCAGCCCTCGAGTTTATCAGCGAGGAGGTGTGAGTTTGCAGGTAGACCTTCTTTCGAATTtgatcattttccatttttagtATTATAAAGATAGCCCCACCGACACTCACGCCCAAACTTAACAGATGCGATGCGCAGGAGCAGAGATTTTGGATGTTTGCAGTGATTATAAATAAAAGGTGGCTGTGTTATTGCTGATTCGGTTTATATTCCGAGAAAACCGACAAGATTGGCGTTCTACTGTGCAATCAATGATGGTGATAGTGGTGGTACTGGTGATAGTGGTGGATATTATGACATAACGAGGGAATATCACGCTTCTTCATTCGCTGCAGACGAAGTTGCCCAGACTGGGCTGGCACTTGCCTTGGACCAAGTTGAATCCCTTCTCGCACAGGTTGCAGTTTCCGTCTTGCCAATCCACGCAGTTCTTGAACTTGCACATTCCTTCAATGTTCTCGTACTCGGACTGGCAGTTCTTGCAGAGCTGGTGTTCGTAGTCGGTGCATCCATCGATGACGCAGGATCCGCCTTTGAGTTTGAAGTGGGGGAGGCACTCGACGCAGGCGCCTCTGCTGTGCTTGAGGCAGCCGTGCTGCACCTTCTGGCAGTTCTTCTGCTCGGTGAGGTAGTAGCCGCACTCGCAGGAGACGCAACCGAAATCGTTGTAGGTCTTGCACTGCTTAATGGTGCACTGGAAGTTATCCAGAGTGAACGGCTTGTAGCACTCGGAACAGGTGTGGTCAGCCTGCTCCACCTTGCAGCCCAGAAGGTAGTTGTGCTTGCACTCATTGAAGATCAATGAGTATTCTGCGGTGCATTTCTTGCAAGTGTTGTCGGAATTGTACTCTTCGCAGTTCTTGATGCCTGGGATGCAAGTCCTATCGGTCTTGATGAAGCCGTTGGCGCAGTTGGCGCACGATCCGTCAGAGCTGCTCTGCAGGCATCCAACGTTGGCGGGAGGGTTCTGGGTGTAGGATTCCAAGATGTTGCACCGTCCATCAGCCAGCTCGTATTCTAAATCAAAGAGGCAGTACCTGGAGCGCAAGTGGCACATGTTTGGGCGGTTTTGTAAAGCGTGCATCCCTCAATGTAGTCCGGAGTGATGCAGACCTTGTTGATGTCGGGGACTGAGTGCTCGGGGCATTGGGTGGTGAGGCCTACGAGGTTGCCGAGGGCGAGGGAAGCGAccagagagaggaggaggagtgctttcatttaaaaattataatcgaaaaaaatagaaatccaTGTTTATACTGTAGGCCCACAGAGGAATTTTGAGGAATCATTTATATCACTTTTCAAAAAGGAGCCGCCGGGGAAAGCAGGCTCTTCCGAAACATATTTCCCGTCTTCGGAACCTCAAAGGAGCACTTTTTGATGATGAAAACTGTTTAGTTGATTATAACATCATTcctatttttaaataaaaatagaacTTGCCGTTTTTCGGCCCTTCGTTTCCCCTCCATCTTTATTGCGACTTTATGTTCTGAGTTATGATTATATTTCTGGGCTTGCCGTGATGCGTCGCACCAAACGCGAGGGCTTCCAGTTCTCCTTCGGACTCAAACAGCAATAGGAATCGTTCTCCGCAAGATCCACGCCCAAATTTCCCTCCATTGAGATCAGCAAACCCGTGGCGGGAGGATCGTAACGCAAAAATTATGGCAATCGATGCGAAAACGACCAGATAGAGGTTAGGAAATCCCCGTGGGACTTGTTTCAGGACATTGGAGGAGGCATATAGCTGTTGCAGAAGGGAGGAAAGGGCAGGGAAAGGCAAGCGCAGCAAAGAACGACCACCTTAACGCCATGCAACGACACTCTCAGCATCGACTCAAAGGATAATAAATCAGTCAAATCTGCAAAATCGCTGGGGGAAAGACTCATCCGCAGGGGAGGCAGGACCTTAGTCGAAAAACAGACGCCAGTAACAAGCTCAGCCAAGAAACAAAAGCACAGCAATTCATTAGCTAACATCCTCGAGCTAAAATTAGACTCATCTTCGCCCTCACACAGGCGCCAGTAGGAAAGAAGGCCCTTCAATCCTTCCCACTATTCGCTGGGGAAGATGGCCTTGGATACGATTTAGACTCTAAGAGCGAGTAAAAAGACACGCTTAAGATGGAGGGCCGGTTCTTCGAAGGAATGCACAATCTGGAGTTCAGAGAGACCAAGAAGGGAGCTCAAACCTTCGAGAAGCTTGGCGAGAAGGAGAGGAGCAAAGTATTCAAGAACTTTCTGCACAAGCCGAGGCCCACTCTGCGCATCGCTTGCAGGCCCAACAACAACGACAAGATAGAATCGATGTCCAAGAGGTTCGAAGATGCCCATTTCTGATATtcatctttttccttatttctcTTCCCCGTCCCAACCACTAGCACATACAATAACTGTAAGTGATCAGACGATGTGTTCGCGGTTGAAGTCGATGAAGGCGGTCAGGGAGATCTTGCCAGTCCTCTTCGGATCCAGTTTCCGCATTATCATTTGAATCTCCTCCTGGGAAAGGTTTTCCTTGAGCTCTATCGCCAGATCCGCTAGGTCGTCTTCACTGATGAATCCCTTATTCTCCGCATCGATTTCCCCGAAGACGCGCTTAAGGTCCTCGCTGGAGTCGCGCTCATAGGGTCTTTCGAAGAGCATCCTCAGGAACTCCTTGaagtcgatgtttccgctctcATCCTTATCGTAGAGGGCCATGGTCTGGTAGATGCGGTTCCTCTTGGGATGGTAGCCATCGTTGTACTTCGACATCGCCTCCAGGAGGTCCCTGGGAGCAAGGACGCCGTCCTGGTCGGTATCAAACGCATCGAATATTTCCTTCCAGGCTTCGATCTCCCTCTCGCTGACATAGTAAGTCACGAATTCCCTGGCCTCGAAGGCCTCGCCGCGAGAGGTGCGACTCATCCTGGAGGCGTACATGGAGGTCATCATGCGGAGTTCATCATCTCAAAAATAACTGATTATTTATCAATATCAAGGTTGGTACGGTATGGTGGAAGTTAAAGAGGGGGTGTCagaattaaccaaaaaaaagtaCACGATATTCATATGATTTCCCATGCAACGAGGGTGATAATTGTTGGTGTCTATTTTGTCGGAGCGTGTTGAAATTTAAAGTGGATTTGCCCGGGAGTGTGCATCTTTAATGTGCGTTGTCTGAtgctaatatatataaattaatcgTGATGAGTCCGTAGTAGATCGCCGAGAAGATGAAAAGCGAGATCGAACAAGGTACCCCCTTTCCATTCTTTCCTTATTCCCCCTGAAAGCCCCTTACTTACTTAGGATCCGCACTCTCCCCGCAGACTCTCAACGACCTCAAGAAATACTTCGACGAACTGAAGAACAGCCAGAATCCAGTCACGCAACGACCCGTGGAGGTACTGGGATTCAAGGAAAAAGTGATCGGCTACCTCCTCGCCTCGCTCGTCAAGAACCAACATTCCTCCAAGGACAAGATCATGATCCTCGAGATCCTGGAGCGAGATCTCATCTCCTCCAAGCACAACGTAGCCCTCTTCAACAAGCTCTACACCTATCTCATCGAAGAGGACGAAAACGTCGCCATCCAGGCCAGCAAGGCCATCGATGCCCTCATCAAACAGATCAACGAAGGCCAGCAGGCCACGCCCAACCCCACCACCCTCGACACCAAGAACCACTACCTCAAGCTGTTCGAGTTCCTCAAGGAAAAGACAGAGTTTTTGCTCAAATTGGCAGACCACGTGAAGGATCCCGACTTCAAAGTGTACAGACGGCAGAACTACGAGGAACGGGACCgcgagaaggagaaagagaaggagaaggacaAGAAGGAAGTGGTATTCAAGAACTCCAAATCGCTGAAGTTCATCAACCAGGTCCCCCACCTCTTCATTCACCTCATGGCCTACGTCGACACCACCAACCGCCCGCCCGAGGACGACGGCAAGATCAAGGAGCTCATCCGCAAATCCATCGACAACATCATCCAGTCCCTCAGGAAGACCCCCTACGAGGACTTCTACAACGAGTTCAACTACGAGTTCAACAACTAGCTCTTCGGAGTCATGACAAACTGCTTCAATTCCTGTTCATCAACCTCAGGTCGGACAAGGACCAGAGCGGAAGCACCACCAAGTCCAACGCCAACCTGAAGAAACACATTGCCGACCAGATAGAATACATCAAGGTCAACGACGTCATCAAGAATTTCATACACCTGCTCAAGAACTGCTCGGAGGATTTCCAGCTGAACAGGTATGAGATCGTGAACAGACTGAAACTGCTCCTCAACAACCTCGACAAGAACAAGTGGCCAAGAACGATGCGTTGGATATACTCGGAGAGATCCTCAGCGAAGAGACCATCTTCGGCAGAAGGAGAATCCTAGGTGACTACTCCAAAAACGCAATATGCAGCTATTGGATCTAGATGATACGGTCGCCAGTCCTGCTCACCCACGTCTTCCCAGCAGGATTGCTCTCTGTCAGGGCGGCACAGCAGAGCAACCTCAGCGAGGATTCGCCCTAAGTGGCCACCTGCTTCCTCCACATCGAAAAACTAGTGGAATAAGTGCTCAAAACCATGTTCGACAATGCCTTCTACCCTCAGTGCAGGAAAAATGCATCGAACTGGTCACCTATTTGATCGATCAGCTGTTCCCATAGGGAGCAGACACAGCAGACAACTTGAACGTGATGGGCAACAGTAGCGGCCTCGCCAAACGAGTCCAGGAGAACAAGCTGCGCATCCTCCTCAGGATCTTGGACTGCGCTTCCCTGAAGCTGAGCTCCATCAGGCACATCTTCGAGGAAATCGACGACTTCGTCACGCGCAAGCTGGGCCACAAGATAACCAAAAAGGAACTGCCTGAGCCTCTGAAGCTGGACCACATGCAACTCAACAGTCTGGGAGTGTCTGTTGCCTAGAGCAAGGAGTGGCCTCGCGAGGCGGTGGAATTCATCTAGTCCAACAACGACTAAATCGATGGCTCTCTGCTGACGGTCAGCGTTGTGCAGAACAAGTTCATCACCATCTACGAGGAGGAGGACGAGCTGTGCTTCAACTCGCACCCGGTGAGGATGACCAACTACACCATGTACATGCGGGAGGTGAAGACCAACTGCTGGAGAAGTGCATCACGCTCGCCCACAAGATCACCAAGACCTTCCTTTCGCAAAACGTGGAGGTCTACAACCCGATGGAAATCGCTTCCCTGAAGACCATCTACTTCATCCTCTCCAACAAGCGCGCCCTCACCGCCGAGCAGTGCCGCATCCTTCCACCATCCTCCGCAACGGCCTGCGCATCTTCGAGATCCTGCACATCTACGACCTGCACTCCGACGAGCAGATCAACAAGAAGGGCCACCTCAAGAACTTCATGCTCATCTTCGCGCAGATCTACGACCCGGTCAACTTCAGGGACATCTTCGAGCCCAACATGGACGAGTTCTTCAGGAACCTCATCAACTACGCCAAGAATTGCGCTGACTTCTGCCTACAGTTCGTCCTCATCGAACCCTACTGCTCCAACAATAACCAGGCCCAGCCCTTCAACAAGAATATCGTGGAACTGCTCACCTACAACCTGATCCTGGACTGGAGAGCACATCCGACCAACTGGACCCTTTCCACTAGTTCTACTCATACAAGCAGGAATATTTCCTGCTGCTGCAGAAGCTCATCCGCTTCCCTTTCAGGTGCCTGAGCAGGTATTCTGACGAGAGCTTCATTCGAACTACTTCAGACAGATAATCCTCTTCCTGACCAAGAAAGCCCACACCTCCGCTTCTGTCTCGACTACCTGCACCTGATGCGGACGCTGTTCAAGAACATTCTCTTCAACTCCAACCGCTAGGCTGCCTCGCCGCTCTTCATCGAGTTCTACGCCATCTGCTGCAGGAACGCACAGCAAATGCAGGGCCAGAACACCGCCACTCCATATTCATCAACGTCAACATCCTCGACAACTTCCTCAGGTTCTACGAAACCGGAATTCCCGAACTCGCAGATATCGTCACCGAGCTAGTGATCATGCTTCCGCTGAAGAGCAAGCACATCATCCAGTTCGCCAAGCAGGGGTACATCGTGAAGCCGCTGCTGCACTGCTCTGCCTCATGAGCGACTATAACTACCTGCTGAGGACGCTGAAGACCTTCGAAATCATCATCTCGCACTCATCAGCCGAAGAAATTGCGCAATTCCTCGACGGAGTCAGGGACAGACTCATCAATAGGCTCTTCTAGATGGTCAGCGCCGAGTTCAAGACCAACGACCTCCGTCCTGAGAAGATCAACAACGATCTCTCCAGTCTTTCCCTCAAATTACTCGCAAAACTTGGTGCTCTAT
This genomic window from Nymphaea colorata isolate Beijing-Zhang1983 unplaced genomic scaffold, ASM883128v2 scaffold0195, whole genome shotgun sequence contains:
- the LOC116268286 gene encoding caltractin, with the translated sequence MTSMYASRMSRTSRGEAFEAREFVTYYVSEREIEAWKEIFDAFDTDQDGVLAPRDLLEAMSKYNDGYHPKRNRIYQTMALYDKDESGNIDFKEFLRMLFERPYERDSSEDLKRVFGEIDAENKGFISEDDLADLAIELKENLSQEEIQMIMRKLDPKRTGKISLTAFIDFNREHIV